The Mesorhizobium koreense genome includes a window with the following:
- the map gene encoding type I methionyl aminopeptidase, whose translation MVTYLDADTAPLKNTGQIRLYDGAGFEGMRKACDLTARCLDELAGIVAPGVPTERIDRFVFEYGMDHGALPATLNYRGYTKSVCTSINHVVCHGIPDAKPLREGDIVNIDVTYILDGWHGDSSRMYPVGQIKRAAERLLEVTHECLMLGIAAVRPGARTGAIGAAIQAYAEGERCSVVRDFCGHGVGRLFHDAPNILHYGSPNEGVEMREGMIFTIEPMINLGRPHVKVLSDGWTAVTRDRSLSAQYEHTVGVTKDGCEIFTLSPAGLDRPGLGN comes from the coding sequence ATGGTCACCTATCTCGACGCCGACACGGCCCCGCTGAAAAATACCGGCCAGATCCGCCTCTACGACGGAGCCGGTTTTGAGGGCATGCGCAAAGCCTGCGATCTGACGGCGCGGTGCCTGGACGAACTTGCCGGCATCGTCGCTCCGGGTGTGCCGACCGAGAGGATCGACCGCTTCGTCTTCGAATATGGCATGGACCACGGCGCGCTCCCCGCGACGCTTAATTATCGTGGCTACACCAAATCGGTCTGCACCTCGATCAATCACGTCGTCTGCCATGGCATCCCGGATGCAAAGCCGCTGCGCGAGGGCGACATCGTCAACATCGACGTCACCTACATCCTCGATGGCTGGCATGGCGATTCGAGCCGCATGTATCCCGTCGGCCAGATCAAGCGGGCTGCGGAACGACTTCTCGAAGTGACGCATGAATGCCTGATGCTCGGTATTGCCGCTGTCCGCCCCGGTGCGCGCACCGGCGCGATCGGCGCGGCCATCCAGGCCTATGCCGAAGGCGAACGCTGTTCGGTGGTGCGCGATTTCTGCGGCCACGGCGTCGGCCGCCTTTTCCACGACGCACCGAACATCCTGCACTATGGCAGTCCCAACGAGGGGGTGGAGATGCGCGAAGGCATGATCTTCACGATCGAGCCGATGATCAATCTCGGCCGTCCGCATGTGAAGGTGCTGTCCGACGGCTGGACCGCTGTGACGCGCGACCGTTCGCTCTCGGCGCAATATGAGCACACGGTGGGCGTGACGAAAGACGGGTGCGAAATCTTCACGCTTTCGCCGGCGGGCCTCGACCGGCCCGGCCTCGGCAACTAA
- a CDS encoding JAB domain-containing protein, with protein sequence MTSEEDERGFFGEAQLRPTEPTRTEKPHYHGHRERLRARFLEAGPDALADYEMLELILFRAFRQSDTKPLAKALIARFGSLAEVLGAPVHLLREVKGIGDAAALELKIIAAAAQRMAKSGIKGRQVLTSWGQVIDYCRTSMAFETIEQFRILFLDKKNALIADEVQQTGTVDHTPVYPREVVRRALELSATAIILVHNHPTHPFSITLDHAQTR encoded by the coding sequence ATGACTTCCGAAGAGGACGAACGCGGATTTTTCGGCGAAGCGCAGTTGCGGCCGACAGAGCCGACGCGAACCGAAAAGCCGCATTATCACGGACATCGCGAAAGGCTGCGCGCCCGCTTCCTCGAGGCCGGCCCGGATGCACTCGCCGACTACGAGATGTTGGAGCTGATCCTGTTCCGAGCCTTTAGGCAGAGCGACACCAAGCCGCTTGCCAAGGCGCTGATCGCGCGATTCGGCTCTCTTGCCGAGGTATTGGGCGCGCCTGTTCATCTTTTGCGCGAGGTAAAGGGGATCGGCGATGCGGCCGCGCTCGAACTGAAGATCATCGCCGCCGCCGCCCAGCGCATGGCAAAAAGCGGCATCAAGGGTCGCCAGGTGCTTACCTCATGGGGCCAGGTGATCGACTATTGCCGCACCTCCATGGCCTTCGAGACGATCGAGCAATTCCGTATCCTCTTCCTCGACAAGAAGAACGCGCTCATCGCCGACGAAGTGCAGCAGACCGGCACGGTCGACCATACGCCGGTCTACCCGCGCGAAGTGGTACGCCGGGCTCTGGAACTGTCGGCCACGGCAATCATCCTCGTGCATAACCACCCCACTCACCCGTTTTCAATCACGCTGGATCACGCTCAAACACGCTGA
- a CDS encoding tyrosine-type recombinase/integrase — MPALTDTAIRHALKRVEISRKQENLADGEGRGTGRLVLVLKPMPKRVTADWMAQQWRDGKRTKKKIGAYPSMSLAQAREIYKRDFADVIQKGRSIKIATDTRLGTVADLFEGYVAALKEAGKPSWKETEKGLNKVADTLGRNRLAREIEAEEIIELIRPIYERGAKSMADHVRSYLHAAFSWGMKSDNDYRQQSSRRFRLPFNPATGIPTEPKVKGTRWLDEDEFVQLYRWLDCPDTPVHPAYPRAVQLIMLTGQRVEEIARLHVDQWDAKERIIDWSKTKNEQPHAVPVPSLAAELIESITPNEYGWFFPSAKDPKKPVSHGTLYSFVWRQRDRGVIPYATNRDLRRTFKTLAGKAGVSKEIRDRLQNHALQDVSSKHYDRWHYMVEKRAGMAKWDRFVRALLKKKKANNTLKQAA, encoded by the coding sequence ATGCCCGCCCTAACCGACACCGCGATCCGACATGCACTGAAGCGCGTCGAGATCAGCCGCAAACAAGAAAACTTGGCCGATGGCGAAGGACGCGGCACCGGCCGTCTCGTCCTCGTTCTCAAGCCCATGCCGAAGCGTGTCACCGCCGACTGGATGGCCCAGCAATGGCGCGACGGCAAACGCACAAAGAAGAAGATCGGCGCCTATCCGTCGATGTCGCTGGCGCAGGCCCGTGAGATCTACAAGCGCGACTTTGCCGACGTCATCCAGAAGGGCCGAAGCATCAAGATCGCGACCGATACGCGTCTTGGCACGGTTGCTGATCTTTTCGAGGGTTATGTCGCGGCGCTCAAGGAAGCCGGCAAGCCGTCCTGGAAGGAAACGGAAAAGGGCCTTAACAAGGTCGCCGACACGCTCGGGCGCAACCGCCTCGCCCGCGAGATCGAGGCCGAGGAAATCATCGAGCTGATCCGCCCGATCTATGAGCGTGGCGCAAAGTCGATGGCCGACCATGTGCGCTCCTACCTTCACGCCGCCTTTAGCTGGGGCATGAAGTCCGACAACGATTATCGGCAGCAATCCTCACGCCGGTTCCGTCTTCCCTTCAATCCCGCAACGGGCATTCCGACAGAACCCAAGGTCAAAGGCACTCGCTGGCTCGATGAGGACGAGTTCGTGCAGCTCTACCGCTGGCTGGACTGCCCGGACACGCCGGTCCATCCGGCGTATCCGCGCGCCGTACAACTCATCATGCTGACTGGCCAGCGCGTCGAGGAGATTGCCCGCCTCCACGTCGATCAATGGGACGCCAAGGAGCGGATCATCGATTGGTCCAAGACCAAGAACGAGCAGCCCCACGCCGTCCCAGTACCCTCGCTCGCCGCCGAACTGATCGAGTCAATCACGCCTAATGAATACGGCTGGTTCTTCCCTTCCGCCAAAGACCCGAAGAAGCCCGTCAGTCACGGCACGCTGTATAGCTTCGTCTGGCGTCAACGGGACCGCGGCGTGATCCCCTATGCGACGAACCGCGATCTCCGCCGGACTTTCAAAACGCTCGCCGGCAAGGCTGGCGTATCGAAGGAAATCCGCGATCGCCTCCAAAACCACGCCCTCCAGGACGTCAGCTCCAAGCACTACGACCGCTGGCACTACATGGTCGAAAAGCGCGCTGGCATGGCCAAGTGGGACAGGTTCGTTCGCGCGCTGCTCAAGAAAAAGAAGGCCAACAACACATTGAAGCAAGCCGCGTGA
- a CDS encoding thermonuclease family protein: protein MSGRTIAVAGILGLLGPIASAHADPCEAPLPSQAGVRFSGVVQYVGDGDSLCVGATADPKEWIEVRLADFDAPELHQPGGAAAKTALERIALQHVVICTTERGRGGHVISYDRVIARCQIGTDSIGDLLRHAGVAEGGN, encoded by the coding sequence GTGAGCGGTCGCACTATCGCCGTCGCCGGCATACTCGGGCTGCTCGGCCCGATTGCCAGCGCGCATGCCGACCCATGCGAGGCGCCGCTGCCGAGCCAGGCCGGCGTCCGCTTCTCCGGTGTCGTCCAATATGTTGGTGATGGAGATAGTCTTTGCGTCGGCGCGACAGCCGATCCCAAGGAATGGATCGAAGTGCGGCTCGCGGACTTTGATGCGCCTGAACTGCACCAGCCCGGTGGTGCAGCAGCCAAGACGGCCCTTGAGCGCATCGCCCTCCAGCACGTAGTCATATGCACCACGGAACGAGGACGCGGGGGTCACGTCATTTCCTACGACCGTGTGATCGCCCGCTGTCAGATCGGAACCGACAGCATCGGCGACCTGCTCCGCCACGCCGGCGTCGCCGAGGGCGGGAACTGA
- a CDS encoding AbiV family abortive infection protein: MTVLVRGAEKTFDNAERLFFEAELLARAGAVARALCLHQISLEECSKVNNLGAWAVSLVLGLEVNQKKVLAAFGRHAAKNKSNAYMLKGSEAETDAKARGDWEAAVEAFRQTQDEFHETSNRAKNASLYVDWVDGEFAAPSERITKQMLAEITERNAEFLGYAQNGLKMLRRLEASPEEMKGLLSGFVEQAEKLREEKPDDFMAAMETLLSDFLEKGKRKLKG; this comes from the coding sequence TTGACGGTTCTCGTCCGCGGCGCCGAGAAGACATTCGATAATGCAGAGCGCCTTTTTTTCGAGGCGGAACTCTTGGCGAGAGCGGGCGCGGTGGCGCGTGCCCTTTGCCTCCACCAGATCTCCCTCGAGGAGTGCTCGAAGGTCAACAACCTCGGTGCCTGGGCGGTCAGCTTGGTTCTTGGGTTGGAAGTCAATCAGAAGAAGGTGCTGGCCGCCTTCGGCCGTCACGCTGCCAAGAACAAATCGAATGCGTACATGCTGAAGGGCTCGGAGGCAGAAACCGATGCGAAGGCCCGTGGCGATTGGGAGGCTGCCGTGGAGGCGTTCAGGCAGACCCAGGATGAGTTTCACGAGACGTCGAACCGAGCCAAGAACGCCTCCTTGTACGTGGACTGGGTTGACGGTGAATTCGCCGCGCCAAGCGAGCGCATCACCAAGCAGATGCTGGCCGAGATTACGGAGCGAAACGCTGAATTTCTCGGCTATGCCCAAAACGGCCTGAAGATGCTCAGACGGCTGGAGGCGTCACCGGAAGAAATGAAGGGGTTGCTCTCGGGTTTCGTCGAACAGGCGGAAAAGCTCCGCGAAGAGAAGCCGGACGACTTTATGGCGGCAATGGAGACATTGCTGTCGGACTTCCTGGAAAAGGGAAAGCGGAAGCTAAAGGGTTAG
- a CDS encoding N-6 DNA methylase, whose protein sequence is MPPSEKKKGKAPKTTAQRLDSVIKSARNKMRKDRELKTDLTRLPTLTWLMFLKFVDDMERVHEDEAVLAGETYRGLIDPPYRWRDWAADSAGITGPDLLSFINGEQTVRADGTKGPGLFTYLRSLRGNGEGRQRRDVVSAVFRDLRNYATSGYVLRDVINLINDIHFDNTEDIQTLGRMYETLLREMRDAAGQNGEFYTPRPVVRFMVDVIDPKLGETVLDPACGTGGFLAAAFDHMRPSADTVEKREILQRSTLRGGEDSSLPFLLAQMNLLLHGLEAPDIEFGNALRFKLTEIGERDRVEVILTNPPFGGEEEAGILTNFPDDRRTAETALLFLQLIMRRLKRGGHGRAGVVVPNGILFGDGIAARIKADLLERFNLHTIVRLPEGTFSPYTDIPTNIIFFDTSGPTGDIWYWEQPLPEGRRKYSKTQPLLYEELSDCLEWWSARREGARAWKVFGPSLIKRDSEGRTIAVDLDLKNPRAKEADHRRPVEIIEGAIAEQRKLLAVLDELRALVVAFDKITSDSPRARLGDVAPLVRRQVHIDPEKTYTEIGVRSFYKGIFHRRTIPGAEFTWQKLFRIATGDLVFSNLMAWEQAIALASAADDGCVGNHRMLTCEADRTRCLPMFLWYYFRTPEGFAQVVAASPGSIARNKTLSAELLPNITVPVPSLDAQEWFEALHAKAQAVELGQAEVDRALSGLMPSLLHHAFG, encoded by the coding sequence ATGCCGCCAAGTGAGAAAAAGAAGGGCAAGGCGCCAAAGACGACGGCTCAACGCCTCGACAGCGTCATCAAGTCCGCGCGCAACAAGATGCGCAAGGATCGCGAGCTGAAGACGGACCTCACGCGGCTGCCGACCCTGACGTGGCTGATGTTCCTGAAGTTCGTGGACGACATGGAAAGGGTCCACGAAGACGAGGCTGTGCTCGCCGGCGAGACCTACCGCGGCTTGATCGATCCGCCATACCGGTGGCGTGACTGGGCCGCCGATTCTGCGGGCATCACGGGACCGGATCTGCTCTCGTTCATCAATGGGGAGCAGACCGTCCGAGCCGACGGAACGAAGGGGCCGGGCTTGTTCACGTATCTGCGGAGCCTTCGCGGGAATGGCGAAGGGCGACAGCGCCGTGATGTTGTTTCAGCCGTGTTTCGTGACCTGCGCAACTACGCGACGAGTGGCTACGTCCTGCGGGACGTAATCAACCTCATCAACGACATCCACTTCGACAACACCGAGGATATCCAGACGCTCGGGCGGATGTACGAAACGCTGCTACGGGAGATGCGGGATGCGGCGGGTCAGAACGGAGAGTTCTATACCCCGCGGCCTGTGGTCCGCTTCATGGTCGACGTCATCGACCCGAAGCTAGGCGAAACCGTTCTCGATCCGGCTTGCGGCACCGGAGGGTTTCTCGCCGCAGCCTTCGATCACATGAGGCCAAGCGCCGATACGGTGGAGAAGCGCGAGATCCTTCAGCGCTCGACGTTGCGCGGCGGCGAAGACTCATCGCTCCCATTCCTGTTGGCGCAGATGAATCTGCTCCTGCACGGGTTGGAGGCGCCCGACATCGAGTTCGGAAATGCGCTGCGTTTCAAGCTGACGGAGATCGGTGAGCGTGATCGCGTCGAGGTGATCCTGACCAATCCTCCGTTTGGCGGAGAAGAGGAAGCAGGCATCCTTACGAACTTCCCTGACGATCGCCGCACCGCCGAGACCGCTCTGCTGTTTCTGCAACTCATTATGCGACGGCTGAAGCGAGGAGGCCACGGGCGAGCCGGCGTAGTCGTTCCGAATGGGATATTGTTTGGCGACGGCATCGCGGCGCGCATCAAGGCGGATCTGCTCGAGCGGTTCAATCTGCACACTATCGTCCGGCTGCCGGAAGGAACGTTTTCCCCGTACACCGATATTCCAACCAACATCATTTTCTTCGACACTTCAGGCCCCACTGGTGACATTTGGTATTGGGAACAGCCGCTTCCAGAGGGTCGGCGCAAGTATTCAAAAACGCAGCCGTTACTGTACGAAGAACTCAGTGATTGCCTTGAGTGGTGGTCCGCGCGCAGGGAAGGAGCACGGGCATGGAAAGTCTTTGGGCCTAGTCTCATCAAGCGCGATTCAGAAGGTCGCACCATTGCAGTGGATTTGGACCTCAAAAATCCTCGTGCCAAGGAGGCGGACCACCGTCGGCCTGTTGAGATCATTGAAGGCGCAATCGCCGAGCAACGTAAGTTGCTAGCTGTGCTTGACGAGTTGAGAGCGCTGGTAGTCGCTTTCGACAAAATCACTTCGGACTCGCCTCGCGCAAGACTCGGCGACGTAGCGCCACTTGTTCGACGTCAGGTTCATATAGATCCTGAGAAGACCTACACCGAGATAGGCGTGCGCAGCTTCTACAAGGGGATATTCCATCGCCGGACAATACCTGGGGCGGAGTTCACTTGGCAGAAGTTATTCCGCATCGCCACCGGCGACCTCGTATTCAGTAATTTGATGGCGTGGGAACAGGCAATCGCGCTGGCGTCAGCCGCTGACGATGGCTGCGTCGGAAATCATCGGATGCTTACGTGTGAAGCCGATCGAACGAGGTGTCTCCCGATGTTTCTCTGGTACTATTTCCGTACGCCGGAAGGTTTTGCGCAGGTTGTCGCGGCGTCACCGGGATCGATCGCACGAAATAAGACGCTGTCCGCCGAACTCCTGCCCAATATTACCGTTCCGGTCCCATCGCTAGACGCGCAGGAGTGGTTTGAAGCCCTTCATGCGAAAGCTCAAGCAGTCGAACTTGGTCAAGCCGAGGTTGATCGGGCGCTAAGCGGACTGATGCCGTCCTTACTGCACCATGCGTTTGGATGA
- the hsdR gene encoding EcoAI/FtnUII family type I restriction enzme subunit R yields the protein MNTEADTCRKFVVPRLQAAGWDNAPHAINEQRTFTDGRVIFVGGRARRGRQKRADYILRFSADYPIAVVEAKAGYRSAADGLQQAKEYAEILGLKFAIATNGAEIVEFDFFTGVETLRTDFPAPAELWARQRAGLGLADDAAASRLLTPGFPDPGKPLRYYQEGAVNQALQAILTGRRRALLTLCTGAGKTAVAFQIAWRLWSAGWNKRGDFRKPKILFLADRNILVDDPMGKTFAPFGDARFKIENGVVSQGRDIYFAIYQAIARDERRPGLYREYARDFFDLIIVDECHRGSARDDSSWREILEYFEPAYQLGMTATPLRDDNRDTYAYFGTPLYTYSLAQGIADGFLAPYRVHRVVTDYDAAGWRPTKGELDRFGREVPDDEYHTKDFERVVALRARTEAIARHLTHFLAQTDRFAKTIVFCVDQEHASEMRRALANLNSDLVVTYPDYACRVTADEGDIGKGKLNAFQDVETKVPVILTTSQLLTTGVDAPTCKNVVLARVVGSMTEFKQIIGRGTRLREDYGKLFFNILDYTGTATEKFADPEFDGEPTAETVTEIDADGEVVTTEGEEKPPQETVDEPEGEQPPSGLPPDEESGEPRKYYVDGGAVEVIAHLVYELDTDGKRLTCKKLTDWTGEKVRTLYPTAASFRADWLDADKRQAVVEALAERGIDLETLAQETGRPDDDPFDLLCHLAWNAPLRTRRERAERLQRDRRDFFDQYGADARAVLEALLEKYADHGAAQFVLPGILKVPPLAGFGNPSEIARRFGGPEKLRAAVNEMSGLLYAA from the coding sequence ATGAACACCGAGGCCGACACCTGTCGAAAATTTGTTGTGCCGCGCTTGCAGGCTGCAGGATGGGATAACGCGCCCCATGCGATCAACGAGCAGCGTACCTTTACAGATGGCCGAGTGATCTTCGTCGGAGGGCGTGCGCGCCGGGGCCGGCAGAAGCGGGCCGACTACATTCTGCGGTTCAGCGCCGACTATCCGATCGCCGTCGTGGAAGCGAAGGCCGGCTACAGGTCCGCCGCCGATGGTCTACAGCAGGCGAAGGAATACGCGGAGATTCTGGGGCTGAAGTTCGCAATCGCCACGAACGGCGCCGAGATCGTGGAGTTCGATTTCTTCACCGGCGTCGAAACGCTACGCACCGACTTTCCAGCACCGGCGGAATTGTGGGCGCGCCAGCGTGCGGGCCTCGGCCTAGCCGACGATGCTGCGGCCAGTCGGCTCCTCACGCCCGGGTTCCCCGACCCAGGCAAGCCGCTGCGCTACTATCAAGAAGGCGCGGTCAATCAGGCTCTCCAAGCCATTCTCACCGGGAGGCGCCGCGCGCTGTTGACGTTGTGCACCGGCGCCGGAAAGACAGCGGTAGCTTTCCAGATCGCCTGGCGGCTCTGGAGCGCTGGGTGGAACAAGCGCGGGGATTTCCGCAAACCGAAGATCCTGTTTCTCGCGGACCGCAACATCCTCGTCGACGATCCGATGGGCAAGACTTTCGCGCCATTCGGCGACGCCCGGTTCAAAATCGAGAATGGTGTCGTCAGCCAGGGTCGCGATATCTATTTCGCGATTTACCAAGCGATCGCACGCGACGAACGAAGGCCGGGCCTCTATCGCGAATACGCGCGCGACTTCTTCGATCTGATCATCGTCGACGAATGCCATCGCGGCAGCGCGCGCGACGATAGCAGCTGGCGGGAGATCCTGGAGTATTTTGAGCCGGCGTATCAGCTCGGCATGACCGCCACGCCGCTCAGGGACGATAATCGCGACACTTACGCCTATTTCGGCACGCCGCTCTATACCTACTCGCTGGCGCAAGGTATAGCCGATGGCTTCCTTGCGCCGTACCGCGTGCACCGGGTGGTCACCGACTATGACGCCGCCGGCTGGCGGCCAACCAAGGGTGAACTCGACCGATTCGGACGTGAGGTTCCCGACGACGAGTATCACACGAAAGATTTCGAGCGTGTCGTCGCGCTGCGCGCCCGCACCGAAGCAATCGCCCGACACCTCACGCACTTCCTTGCCCAAACGGACCGCTTCGCCAAGACGATCGTCTTCTGTGTCGATCAGGAGCATGCGAGCGAGATGCGCCGTGCGCTTGCCAACCTCAATTCAGATCTCGTCGTTACCTATCCGGACTACGCCTGTCGCGTCACCGCCGACGAGGGGGACATCGGGAAGGGCAAGCTGAATGCGTTTCAGGATGTGGAGACTAAAGTTCCTGTCATCCTGACGACGTCGCAGCTTCTGACGACGGGCGTGGACGCGCCGACCTGCAAAAATGTCGTTCTCGCGCGCGTCGTGGGCTCGATGACGGAGTTCAAGCAGATCATTGGGCGTGGCACTCGCTTGCGCGAGGACTACGGCAAGCTCTTCTTCAACATCCTCGACTACACCGGCACCGCCACGGAGAAGTTCGCCGACCCGGAATTCGACGGCGAACCGACCGCCGAAACGGTCACCGAGATCGACGCCGATGGCGAGGTGGTGACGACCGAAGGCGAGGAGAAGCCTCCGCAGGAGACGGTCGACGAGCCGGAAGGCGAGCAGCCGCCGAGCGGGCTGCCGCCGGACGAAGAGTCGGGCGAACCGCGTAAGTATTACGTCGATGGCGGTGCGGTGGAGGTTATTGCCCACCTCGTCTACGAGCTGGACACCGACGGCAAACGTCTCACTTGCAAGAAGCTGACGGACTGGACCGGTGAGAAGGTCCGAACGCTCTATCCGACCGCAGCGAGCTTTCGCGCGGACTGGCTCGATGCCGATAAGCGCCAGGCCGTGGTCGAAGCGCTCGCCGAGCGCGGTATCGACCTTGAGACTTTGGCGCAGGAAACGGGCCGGCCAGACGACGATCCATTCGATCTGCTCTGTCATCTCGCCTGGAACGCGCCGTTAAGGACTCGGAGGGAGCGGGCGGAACGCCTGCAGCGTGACCGCCGAGATTTCTTCGACCAGTACGGCGCCGATGCACGCGCAGTGCTCGAAGCCCTGCTCGAAAAATACGCTGATCATGGCGCAGCTCAGTTCGTGCTGCCGGGCATCCTCAAAGTGCCGCCACTCGCGGGCTTCGGCAATCCGAGTGAAATCGCGCGACGCTTCGGAGGTCCGGAGAAGCTTCGCGCGGCTGTCAACGAAATGTCCGGCCTCTTGTACGCCGCTTAG
- a CDS encoding nucleotidyl transferase AbiEii/AbiGii toxin family protein, whose translation MNPGFVTFLSAAAEDRRDAFLGAAQNLGAPEQNIEKDFWVCWTLDALFNGAEAGGPRLLFKGGTSLSKAFGVISRFSEDIDITIFRDDLGEGATVDELEALSGKKRRRRLDAIKSASQAYVNETMRLQVERHLRETLQAADLEAEAGRVELDPDDPDRQSLLIWYPKVTAADEGYVRPAVKIESGAKSALDPNQPAIVKPYVADVLADLKLSVPDVRTVDAERTFWDKIVILHGLRQWFDARGALRGGGQRISRHYYDVYRLLDSDVGRAASSDLALGVDCVRHARMFFNSPDLNLATAAPGSFTLSPSREMATELARDYAAMAGMIFGKAPVLGEVLGRIGELEARINQTKATGASERRTGGRGA comes from the coding sequence ATGAATCCCGGCTTCGTCACCTTCCTTTCGGCTGCGGCGGAGGACCGCCGCGACGCCTTTCTCGGCGCGGCGCAGAACTTAGGCGCCCCGGAGCAGAACATCGAAAAGGATTTTTGGGTCTGTTGGACCCTCGATGCGCTGTTTAACGGCGCCGAGGCGGGCGGCCCTCGACTGCTGTTCAAGGGCGGAACCTCGCTGTCGAAGGCGTTCGGAGTGATCTCCCGCTTCTCGGAAGACATCGACATCACGATCTTCCGGGATGACCTGGGCGAGGGAGCGACGGTTGATGAACTGGAGGCGCTGAGCGGCAAGAAGCGGCGACGGCGCCTCGACGCCATCAAGAGCGCGAGTCAGGCCTACGTGAACGAGACGATGCGCCTGCAGGTCGAGAGGCATCTGCGCGAGACCCTGCAAGCTGCGGACCTGGAAGCTGAAGCCGGCCGAGTGGAGCTTGATCCCGACGACCCGGACCGGCAAAGCTTATTGATCTGGTATCCGAAGGTGACTGCGGCAGACGAGGGCTACGTCAGGCCGGCGGTCAAGATCGAGTCGGGTGCCAAGTCAGCCCTCGACCCGAACCAACCCGCGATCGTCAAACCTTATGTCGCCGACGTGCTCGCCGATCTCAAGTTGAGCGTGCCCGACGTCAGAACTGTGGATGCGGAACGCACTTTCTGGGACAAGATCGTAATCTTGCATGGGTTGCGGCAATGGTTCGATGCGCGTGGCGCGCTCCGCGGCGGCGGCCAGCGGATTTCACGGCACTATTATGATGTCTATCGGCTGCTCGACTCCGATGTCGGACGCGCCGCTTCGAGCGATCTGGCGCTGGGCGTCGACTGCGTGCGGCACGCCCGCATGTTCTTCAACAGTCCAGATCTGAATCTCGCGACTGCGGCGCCTGGCTCTTTCACGCTCTCGCCGAGCCGGGAAATGGCCACCGAGCTCGCGCGCGACTACGCCGCCATGGCGGGAATGATCTTCGGAAAGGCGCCCGTGCTTGGAGAGGTCCTCGGACGGATCGGCGAGCTCGAGGCGCGCATCAACCAAACCAAGGCGACTGGGGCAAGCGAACGTCGGACGGGGGGCAGAGGAGCATGA
- a CDS encoding DUF6088 family protein, whose product MDLKSQIQKRMAAQAPFGVWTPTDFLDIGSRDAIDQALSRMTSAGEIRRITRGLYDLPRPNSLTGKPTNPDPRRVIDALVRRDQARMLVDGLTAANDLGLTDAVPAKISVHTDARLRPIKLGAQTITFKLTAPSRLHWAGRPAMRVVQALQWLRGTIDSDRDRIHRRLAAILADPDHGAAIVADLREGFTSLPDWMQNFLRPLLDEPPSSSSRDKQTKRQPRSRG is encoded by the coding sequence ATGGATCTCAAATCCCAGATTCAAAAGCGGATGGCTGCCCAGGCGCCGTTCGGCGTCTGGACGCCGACCGATTTTCTGGACATCGGCTCGCGCGACGCCATCGATCAGGCGCTGTCACGCATGACGAGCGCCGGAGAGATTCGTCGCATTACCCGCGGCCTTTACGATCTGCCTCGGCCCAACAGCCTGACGGGCAAACCGACCAATCCCGATCCACGCCGGGTCATCGACGCGCTGGTGCGACGAGACCAGGCGCGCATGCTGGTCGACGGCCTGACAGCGGCCAATGACCTTGGGCTGACGGATGCAGTCCCGGCCAAGATCTCGGTCCACACCGACGCGCGCCTGCGTCCGATCAAGTTGGGCGCCCAGACCATCACCTTCAAACTGACCGCGCCCAGCCGCCTGCACTGGGCGGGCCGTCCGGCGATGCGCGTCGTCCAGGCGCTGCAATGGCTGCGCGGTACGATTGACAGCGATCGCGATCGCATTCACCGCCGTCTCGCTGCGATCCTCGCCGATCCCGATCACGGCGCAGCCATCGTGGCGGACTTGCGCGAGGGGTTCACCAGCCTGCCGGACTGGATGCAGAACTTCCTGCGCCCCTTGCTCGACGAACCGCCGTCCTCCTCATCCCGGGATAAACAGACCAAGCGGCAGCCCCGGAGCCGCGGATGA